One Propionispora vibrioides genomic window carries:
- a CDS encoding uracil-DNA glycosylase family protein yields MIVGESSHKPSIDAGRYYANGSVRSLLAEVVDLERDCHLSDAIKCDKQFCSVKGKTLNRVAERCCTRFLSREIALLQPTAIVAVGRIAFEFLTGITGGYVSRQNDGKGYFVADHRIPVHPVIHPSNANRMYGRVPWQIIPYAESFAQIVRDCLTGAGN; encoded by the coding sequence ATGATCGTGGGTGAGTCGTCGCACAAGCCGAGCATAGACGCCGGGAGGTACTACGCGAATGGGTCTGTCCGTTCCCTACTGGCAGAGGTCGTAGATCTCGAACGGGATTGCCACCTATCGGACGCAATCAAGTGTGACAAACAGTTTTGTTCAGTGAAGGGAAAGACCTTAAATAGGGTGGCTGAACGTTGCTGCACTAGGTTCCTTTCAAGAGAAATCGCCCTTTTGCAGCCAACGGCCATCGTTGCAGTTGGCCGCATCGCGTTCGAGTTCCTAACGGGGATCACCGGTGGCTATGTCAGCAGGCAGAACGACGGCAAAGGGTACTTCGTGGCTGATCACCGAATTCCCGTGCATCCGGTGATCCATCCGAGCAATGCCAACAGGATGTACGGGCGAGTACCTTGGCAGATCATCCCCTATGCCGAAAGCTTCGCTCAGATTGTTAGAGATTGCTTGACTGGCGCGGGAAATTAG
- a CDS encoding AAA family ATPase: MKFESISIKNFRNFDEIKVELANKNIFFGLNDVGKTNFLYALRYIFDKDVRERQGDGGSIL, from the coding sequence ATGAAATTTGAATCTATTTCAATTAAAAACTTTAGAAATTTTGATGAAATCAAAGTCGAATTAGCCAATAAGAATATTTTTTTTGGATTGAATGATGTTGGAAAAACAAATTTTTTATATGCATTACGATATATTTTTGATAAAGATGTTCGTGAAAGACAGGGGGACGGAGGAAGTATCTTATAG
- a CDS encoding uracil-DNA glycosylase, translating to MKTHSKKVAFDQLMAQIQSCERCQRLKGRTRVFSHRNGSLDARVLFVAEAPGRLGADQTGIPLCGDQTGRNFEMLLASVNWKREDVFITNAILCNPRDESGNNDKPQKAEICNCVRFLERTIEIVEPRIVVSLGKQALNALAVIEQHHLKLRENVGQDFAWNGIHLMPLYHPSQQVCNIHRNLKLQQEDFWRLRDLLARF from the coding sequence ATGAAAACCCATAGCAAGAAGGTTGCATTTGATCAACTTATGGCACAAATCCAATCGTGCGAGCGGTGTCAAAGGTTGAAAGGACGCACAAGAGTTTTTTCGCATCGAAATGGATCACTTGATGCGAGAGTTCTTTTTGTCGCGGAGGCACCTGGACGGCTCGGTGCCGATCAGACCGGCATCCCTCTTTGTGGAGATCAGACCGGCCGCAATTTTGAAATGCTCCTTGCGTCAGTAAATTGGAAGCGTGAAGACGTGTTTATTACGAATGCGATTCTTTGCAATCCCCGAGACGAGTCTGGCAATAATGACAAACCCCAGAAAGCTGAAATCTGTAACTGTGTGCGATTTCTGGAAAGAACCATTGAAATTGTTGAGCCACGTATCGTTGTGTCATTAGGGAAGCAAGCTCTCAACGCTCTCGCGGTCATTGAGCAACACCATCTCAAGCTAAGGGAAAACGTAGGACAGGACTTTGCCTGGAATGGAATTCATCTGATGCCTTTGTACCATCCCAGCCAGCAAGTTTGCAATATCCATCGTAACTTGAAACTGCAACAAGAAGATTTTTGGCGACTCCGAGATTTGCTGGCGAGGTTTTAG
- a CDS encoding NAD(P)-dependent oxidoreductase produces the protein MKILIVGDFTETSKSNIRSRFPEGWDIVIVPPGKEMLQHMEDCQVIIPERIKVDRSLLSIAKKLKLVQTGAGFDNVDIDACTQLGIWVANAAGVNAQAVAEHVMALLLSYYKNIPFLDTFMKNRLDENQLDYTGSELKGKTIGIIGLGAIGKKVAEFCRVFDMKVLAYARNAAQQSDGFVKMTDFDNLISTSDIVSVHVSLNQQTKQLINQAVFKKMKKTALFINTARGGIVNERDLIAALKNRDIAGACLDVFEAEPLPTDSELRNLGNVILTPHTAGMPDGLKFHKKRYDFFVNNIKRVENGEAPESKLNQLL, from the coding sequence ATGAAGATTCTCATAGTCGGCGATTTTACCGAGACCTCAAAATCAAATATTAGAAGTCGTTTTCCGGAAGGCTGGGACATTGTAATTGTCCCACCCGGCAAAGAAATGCTGCAGCATATGGAAGATTGCCAGGTAATCATACCTGAACGTATTAAAGTGGACCGCAGCCTGCTTTCTATAGCAAAAAAGTTAAAATTGGTACAGACGGGTGCAGGATTTGATAATGTAGATATCGATGCCTGCACGCAGCTCGGCATTTGGGTGGCCAATGCTGCCGGAGTGAATGCCCAGGCGGTGGCCGAGCACGTAATGGCCCTGCTATTGTCTTATTATAAAAACATACCGTTTCTTGATACTTTCATGAAAAACAGGCTGGATGAAAATCAACTGGACTATACCGGGAGTGAATTAAAGGGCAAAACGATCGGGATTATCGGCCTGGGCGCCATCGGTAAAAAAGTAGCTGAGTTTTGCAGGGTTTTTGATATGAAGGTGCTGGCTTATGCCAGAAATGCCGCTCAACAGTCTGACGGTTTTGTGAAAATGACTGATTTCGATAATCTGATAAGCACATCGGACATAGTCAGTGTACATGTATCATTGAATCAGCAAACCAAACAGCTGATCAACCAAGCGGTATTCAAGAAAATGAAAAAAACCGCCCTTTTTATCAATACGGCCCGCGGCGGGATTGTCAATGAAAGAGACTTGATCGCTGCATTAAAAAACAGGGACATTGCAGGCGCCTGCCTGGATGTGTTTGAAGCTGAACCGCTTCCGACTGACAGTGAGCTCCGGAATCTGGGTAATGTGATACTTACGCCCCATACGGCAGGCATGCCGGACGGTCTCAAATTCCATAAAAAAAGATATGATTTCTTTGTGAATAATATAAAACGTGTAGAGAATGGTGAAGCGCCTGAAAGCAAGCTCAATCAGTTATTATAG
- a CDS encoding type I restriction endonuclease, translating to MDFIDQLKQFSNRVSQLKDQIMTEEATKTSMIMPFFQILGYDVFNPSEFVPEFTADVGIKKGEKVDYAILSNNNPVILIEAKWCGENLSKHDSQLFRYFGTTSAKFAILTNGFIYKFYTDLENPNVMDDKPFFEFNLLDIKESTVAELKKFHKQSFDIDTVFNTASELKYAGQIRQYLAQQLSEPDDNFVNFLLGEIYSGRKTQAIIEKFRGTVKNSLNQFVSEIMNDRIKAALDQTQAKESIKETTEQVAASAQSIEEEKSKIVTTDDELEAFYIIKAILRSVVAPARLAHRDTESYFGILLDDNKLKWICRLQLDGHKKYLIIPDKDKKPVKYPIESIDNIYEHQAVLEEAVCRYLC from the coding sequence ATGGATTTTATTGATCAGCTAAAACAGTTTTCTAATCGAGTATCTCAACTCAAGGATCAGATTATGACAGAAGAGGCCACTAAAACATCTATGATTATGCCTTTCTTTCAAATTCTTGGTTATGATGTATTTAATCCTTCCGAATTTGTGCCTGAATTTACTGCAGACGTGGGCATTAAAAAGGGAGAAAAAGTTGACTATGCCATTCTTTCTAATAACAATCCTGTCATTCTTATTGAAGCTAAATGGTGTGGCGAAAACTTAAGCAAACACGATTCACAGCTTTTTCGGTATTTTGGCACTACTTCAGCAAAGTTTGCTATATTAACCAACGGATTTATATATAAATTTTATACCGATCTTGAAAACCCTAATGTAATGGATGATAAGCCTTTTTTTGAATTTAACCTGTTGGATATTAAGGAATCCACGGTCGCAGAATTGAAAAAGTTTCATAAACAATCTTTTGATATTGATACGGTCTTTAATACCGCATCGGAACTAAAATATGCAGGGCAGATAAGGCAGTATTTAGCGCAGCAGTTATCTGAACCGGACGATAACTTTGTAAATTTCTTATTGGGAGAAATTTATTCTGGCAGAAAAACACAAGCTATTATTGAGAAATTCCGGGGAACAGTAAAAAACTCACTCAACCAATTTGTAAGTGAAATTATGAATGACCGTATTAAGGCCGCACTGGATCAGACGCAAGCCAAAGAGTCAATAAAAGAAACTACTGAACAAGTGGCAGCTTCCGCGCAATCAATTGAAGAAGAAAAAAGCAAGATTGTTACGACAGATGATGAATTGGAGGCTTTCTATATCATAAAAGCCATTTTGCGGTCTGTTGTAGCTCCAGCCCGGCTAGCTCATAGGGATACAGAATCCTACTTTGGTATATTGCTGGATGATAATAAATTAAAATGGATTTGTCGCCTCCAGCTTGATGGACATAAGAAGTATCTAATCATTCCTGATAAAGACAAAAAACCTGTTAAATATCCAATTGAATCAATAGACAATATATACGAGCATCAGGCGGTTCTTGAAGAGGCAGTGTGCCGGTATTTATGTTGA
- a CDS encoding class I SAM-dependent methyltransferase — protein sequence MDNELKHRPVLNENSISFESYEAMAEYYLKYVDTKPFNAYYERPATLSLLPDVKGKIVLDAGCAAGWYSNWLLKQGAKVIAVDFSPNMIEMTKKRIGDKANIIRADLNEPLSFIEDGSVDVVLSSLTLHYLKHWEVPMAEFRRILKPSGYFIFSVHHPFMDFTFFHRDNYFLTEILSDEWETDKDKVKVQFYRRPLYKIVSPVLEAGFIIEKLLEPMPTEKFKELQPEVYEKLTKRPQFLFIRARKN from the coding sequence TTGGACAATGAATTAAAGCACAGGCCGGTGCTGAACGAGAACTCTATTTCTTTTGAATCTTATGAAGCAATGGCGGAATATTATCTTAAATACGTTGATACGAAACCCTTTAACGCATATTATGAAAGACCCGCCACATTATCATTACTTCCCGACGTTAAAGGAAAGATAGTTCTAGATGCCGGTTGTGCGGCGGGCTGGTATAGTAACTGGCTGTTGAAACAGGGCGCCAAGGTAATAGCAGTAGATTTTAGTCCTAATATGATCGAAATGACCAAGAAAAGGATTGGCGACAAAGCAAATATTATCAGAGCTGATCTAAATGAGCCACTAAGTTTTATCGAGGATGGATCGGTAGACGTTGTATTATCATCATTAACACTGCATTATTTAAAGCATTGGGAAGTACCAATGGCCGAATTCAGGAGAATACTAAAACCATCCGGTTATTTTATTTTCTCAGTTCATCATCCATTCATGGATTTTACATTTTTTCATAGAGACAATTATTTTTTAACCGAAATACTTAGTGACGAATGGGAAACTGACAAAGACAAAGTTAAGGTGCAATTTTACAGAAGACCGCTATATAAAATCGTTTCCCCAGTACTTGAAGCAGGATTTATTATTGAAAAGCTATTAGAGCCGATGCCAACAGAAAAGTTTAAAGAGTTACAACCTGAAGTATATGAAAAACTAACTAAAAGACCGCAATTTCTTTTTATAAGAGCAAGGAAAAATTAA
- a CDS encoding pyridoxamine 5'-phosphate oxidase family protein yields the protein MFREMRRKKQVLSVEETIQVLQRGTSGVLAVAGDDDYPYAVPLSYVYHDNKIYFHCARSGHKLDAIARHEKVSFCVIDQDQVVPEEYTSYFRSVIVFGKARILEDEAEKRSALEILAARYSPDHEQGRLQEIEKEFNAVRMIELAIDHMSGKEAMELVKAKRP from the coding sequence GTGTTTAGAGAAATGCGTCGCAAAAAACAGGTTTTATCCGTAGAGGAAACTATACAAGTGCTGCAGCGTGGCACGTCAGGTGTGTTGGCTGTAGCCGGGGACGATGATTATCCCTATGCGGTGCCGCTTAGTTATGTATATCATGACAATAAGATTTACTTTCATTGCGCCAGATCAGGTCATAAGCTGGACGCCATTGCCAGGCACGAAAAGGTTTCCTTTTGCGTGATTGATCAGGATCAGGTAGTGCCGGAGGAATATACCAGTTACTTTCGCAGTGTTATTGTGTTTGGCAAAGCCCGTATTCTGGAGGATGAGGCCGAAAAAAGAAGCGCCCTGGAAATATTAGCAGCCAGATATTCCCCTGACCATGAACAGGGCCGCTTGCAGGAAATTGAGAAAGAGTTTAACGCGGTTCGCATGATCGAGCTTGCTATTGATCACATGAGCGGCAAAGAAGCCATGGAGCTGGTTAAAGCCAAACGCCCATAG
- a CDS encoding DUF4879 domain-containing protein translates to MKRSMVFVLVLCMAMVFISSVALAAPAPALTDVNIVAFRAENYNSQWQYTPASYPKSMSAYSFSGSELYMSVIYKGYPNWNLTFIKVNGTQYTHNQLCYSQDPFTNGGIVNGYKIVYSIPAADLSSSNTISVSSQGTNGGSDSDVSTNIKFTNPKG, encoded by the coding sequence ATGAAAAGATCAATGGTGTTCGTACTGGTGTTGTGCATGGCTATGGTGTTTATCTCTTCAGTAGCCTTGGCGGCTCCGGCTCCGGCACTGACTGATGTGAATATTGTAGCTTTCAGGGCTGAGAATTACAACAGTCAATGGCAATATACTCCTGCGAGCTATCCGAAAAGCATGTCGGCCTATTCATTCTCAGGATCAGAATTATATATGTCGGTGATCTATAAAGGCTATCCAAACTGGAACCTTACGTTTATTAAAGTCAACGGCACTCAATATACGCACAACCAACTGTGTTACTCTCAAGATCCTTTCACGAATGGCGGAATAGTCAACGGCTACAAAATAGTGTACAGTATACCAGCCGCTGATCTGAGCTCTTCCAATACGATTAGCGTATCTTCCCAAGGAACCAATGGCGGATCGGATAGCGACGTTTCAACCAACATAAAGTTTACAAACCCCAAAGGTTGA
- a CDS encoding NADH:flavin oxidoreductase: MADKNLDIERLFQPVDLGKLTLSNRIVMAPMTRGFSPNGIPGADVAGYYRRRAENEVGLIITEGTLINHPAAAEGLGRPNFHGQQSLDAWAKVAEGVHQAGGKIIPQLWHVGMARQIGGQNPNPEAPPIGPSGIDVMSGAKVTKPMTHDEIDYIVNAFGEAARQAKQLGFDGIELHGAHGYLIDQFFWANTNQRDDEYGGDLISRTRFATEIIKACRAAVGDDFPIVFRFSQWKLGHYQEKLAQDPAELSAFLTPLSEAGVDIFHASTRRYWEPEFVDSPLNLAGWTKKLTGKPTITVGSVGVDTNFIEFFTEGKGANHSSLAPLLDRLEQGEFDLVAVGRALLADPAWATKIHQNRVNELILFAKGAEETLS, encoded by the coding sequence ATGGCGGATAAAAATTTGGATATAGAACGTTTATTTCAACCAGTTGATTTAGGCAAACTGACGTTGTCTAATCGCATTGTGATGGCGCCAATGACCAGAGGATTTTCGCCTAATGGTATACCTGGTGCTGATGTGGCGGGATATTATCGGCGACGCGCCGAGAATGAAGTCGGGCTAATCATTACGGAAGGAACGCTTATTAACCATCCGGCTGCGGCCGAAGGATTAGGACGGCCGAATTTTCACGGCCAGCAGTCGCTTGATGCGTGGGCCAAAGTTGCTGAAGGAGTCCATCAGGCCGGCGGCAAGATTATACCGCAGTTATGGCATGTTGGTATGGCGCGGCAAATAGGAGGGCAAAACCCTAACCCTGAAGCACCGCCTATAGGACCTTCCGGCATTGACGTTATGTCAGGGGCGAAGGTGACAAAGCCCATGACGCATGATGAGATTGATTATATTGTTAATGCCTTTGGTGAAGCTGCCCGGCAGGCTAAGCAGCTAGGATTTGACGGAATTGAACTACATGGTGCTCATGGTTATCTGATTGATCAGTTTTTCTGGGCCAATACCAATCAGCGTGATGATGAATACGGCGGCGATCTGATTTCCCGCACCCGGTTTGCGACAGAGATTATCAAGGCCTGCCGTGCGGCTGTCGGTGATGATTTTCCGATTGTTTTCCGGTTTTCTCAGTGGAAACTGGGACATTATCAGGAGAAATTAGCCCAAGATCCGGCCGAACTGTCTGCTTTTCTGACGCCCCTTAGCGAAGCGGGCGTAGATATTTTTCATGCTTCCACCCGCAGGTACTGGGAGCCGGAATTTGTTGATTCACCGTTAAACTTAGCAGGCTGGACGAAAAAGTTGACAGGAAAACCTACGATTACAGTAGGTTCGGTGGGAGTCGATACCAACTTTATCGAATTTTTTACTGAGGGCAAGGGAGCTAACCATAGCAGTTTGGCACCGCTCCTTGATCGGTTGGAGCAAGGTGAATTTGATTTGGTGGCGGTAGGACGGGCGCTCCTCGCTGATCCGGCCTGGGCGACTAAAATCCATCAGAACAGAGTGAATGAGCTGATTTTATTTGCAAAAGGGGCAGAAGAAACGTTGTCATAG
- a CDS encoding LysR family transcriptional regulator, whose amino-acid sequence MYFPGIEAFLAIVRTESISKAAEWLHLSQATVSYRLKTLEQEMGGLLVERRKGAAKIHLTPKGENFFSIAERWEALWRETQILQASGSQLSLAISAAESISHFVLPPVYSLLNQHTPPIRLQIRTQHTQEAFDSIERREMDVAFVVREIVSPSVTVKPFFTEEMVLLRLAVPERQAGATVEMGELAAEHEVFINWNREFQFRHDQWWDPLCPSRVHLDTAGLITTFLKDARQWTIVPASIGEHMMRIGDFVLQKLSAPVPPRICYKVTHKFPNQALHDTLRILDNYLQDIFGIQ is encoded by the coding sequence ATGTATTTTCCTGGGATTGAGGCGTTTTTAGCTATCGTACGGACCGAGAGTATAAGCAAGGCGGCCGAATGGCTGCACTTGTCACAAGCTACTGTAAGCTACCGGTTAAAGACCCTGGAGCAGGAAATGGGCGGCCTTTTGGTTGAACGAAGAAAAGGGGCAGCCAAAATCCATCTGACACCAAAAGGGGAGAACTTTTTTAGTATTGCGGAAAGATGGGAGGCTCTCTGGCGGGAAACCCAAATCTTACAGGCCAGCGGTTCTCAGTTAAGTCTGGCAATTAGCGCGGCCGAAAGTATCAGTCACTTTGTTTTGCCTCCGGTATATAGCCTACTCAATCAGCATACCCCGCCGATCCGGCTGCAAATTCGTACTCAACATACGCAGGAAGCATTTGACAGCATTGAGCGGCGTGAGATGGATGTGGCGTTTGTGGTGCGGGAAATAGTGTCGCCCAGTGTCACGGTTAAACCGTTCTTTACGGAAGAAATGGTGCTGCTGCGTCTGGCTGTGCCGGAGCGGCAAGCGGGAGCTACCGTTGAAATGGGAGAGTTGGCGGCAGAGCACGAAGTCTTCATAAATTGGAACAGAGAGTTTCAATTCAGGCATGACCAGTGGTGGGATCCTCTTTGTCCTTCCCGTGTTCATCTGGACACGGCGGGACTCATCACAACTTTTTTGAAGGATGCCAGACAATGGACGATAGTTCCCGCCTCTATTGGTGAGCATATGATGCGGATTGGTGATTTTGTTCTTCAGAAATTATCGGCACCGGTGCCGCCAAGGATATGCTATAAGGTAACTCACAAGTTTCCCAACCAGGCTTTACACGATACCCTTCGTATTCTTGATAACTATCTGCAAGATATATTTGGAATACAATGA
- a CDS encoding YcaO-like family protein, protein MDSTDMKYKDEMPIKTINRIRDILGEVGLLTVESSWKNSVNGFYSVSVVIDNTDLLTNGKGTSVEFALASAYGEMMERLQNLCYYRLSLDVKPQIMEYLDFYYAPDEKPMSIDEFLASDEDWIKTQLSRANSSLDKRELLKNWQTMSYEQIPADFIALPYCNLNSKRISHIPVKMASMMYMSNGMCAGNSPEEALVQGISEIMERYANKRILRERIVPPTIPWDYIVKFPKIEAMITALEKSGNFEVILKDCSLGQKLPVVGVVLVNKNDQSYFVKFGAHPKFEIAAERTLTELLQGQDIKWMMGVKEFSFRSPADDPENYMGILVTGSGIYPTEFFSHNFSYPFNGFEEITITTNKEMLAYMVDRLAQLGCETYVRDVSFLGFPSYHIIVPGLSEIEEFDDLRPITNYAAFNTFKRLVRNIDCLDDTGAATIIDFLQNMNYSPGASVMDLINLPVRSKAFPWYYSNADLFVTALNCWKGDTNKAYESFTKFWDYTQHANPQRQVITYYKCVRDFLATKIKGLTEKDAVSTLSVFYPMEVIQGVVAEFNSPAEILSYQGQLNCWNCENCQFSSQCLYPPMEQVFKILKERYAASTIDQNDLKKLI, encoded by the coding sequence ATGGATTCAACAGATATGAAGTACAAGGATGAAATGCCCATCAAAACCATTAACAGAATAAGAGATATTCTTGGTGAGGTGGGCCTTCTAACAGTAGAAAGCTCATGGAAAAATTCGGTGAATGGTTTTTATTCGGTGAGCGTGGTGATCGACAATACCGATCTACTGACCAATGGAAAAGGAACTTCGGTCGAATTCGCCCTGGCCAGCGCCTACGGCGAGATGATGGAACGCTTGCAAAATCTCTGCTACTACAGACTAAGTTTGGATGTAAAGCCCCAGATCATGGAATACCTGGACTTTTATTACGCCCCTGACGAGAAACCGATGAGTATTGATGAGTTCCTTGCCAGTGACGAAGATTGGATCAAAACCCAATTGTCCAGAGCCAACTCTTCGCTGGACAAACGGGAACTTCTGAAAAATTGGCAGACCATGTCTTATGAGCAGATACCCGCCGATTTTATCGCTCTACCCTATTGCAATCTTAACAGCAAACGTATTTCCCATATCCCGGTAAAAATGGCCTCGATGATGTATATGTCGAACGGCATGTGCGCCGGCAACTCGCCTGAAGAGGCTTTGGTGCAGGGTATATCGGAAATCATGGAACGCTACGCCAACAAGAGAATTCTTAGGGAGAGAATAGTACCGCCCACTATCCCGTGGGATTATATCGTGAAATTCCCCAAGATTGAGGCGATGATTACCGCACTTGAAAAAAGCGGCAATTTTGAAGTTATCCTTAAAGACTGCTCGCTGGGACAAAAGCTGCCGGTTGTCGGGGTTGTCCTGGTAAATAAGAATGATCAGAGTTATTTTGTGAAGTTTGGCGCTCATCCCAAATTTGAAATTGCCGCAGAAAGGACATTGACCGAACTTCTTCAGGGACAGGATATAAAATGGATGATGGGGGTCAAGGAGTTCTCCTTCCGCAGCCCGGCGGACGACCCGGAAAACTACATGGGCATACTCGTAACCGGCTCAGGGATTTATCCTACGGAATTTTTCAGCCATAACTTCAGTTATCCATTCAACGGGTTCGAAGAAATCACGATAACCACAAACAAAGAAATGCTGGCTTATATGGTCGACCGCTTGGCTCAATTGGGCTGCGAGACATATGTACGGGATGTTTCGTTCCTGGGCTTTCCGAGTTATCATATAATCGTTCCCGGCTTGAGTGAAATCGAGGAATTTGATGACCTAAGGCCCATTACCAATTATGCTGCTTTCAACACCTTCAAGAGACTTGTCCGAAACATCGACTGTCTCGACGACACCGGTGCCGCCACAATTATCGACTTTTTGCAAAACATGAACTATTCGCCTGGGGCTTCGGTCATGGATCTAATCAATCTGCCGGTACGGAGTAAAGCGTTTCCGTGGTATTACAGCAATGCCGACTTGTTTGTCACTGCCCTGAACTGCTGGAAAGGCGATACCAATAAAGCCTATGAGAGTTTCACAAAATTTTGGGATTATACCCAACACGCTAATCCGCAACGCCAAGTGATAACTTATTATAAGTGCGTACGGGATTTTCTGGCGACCAAGATTAAAGGACTGACGGAAAAGGACGCCGTGAGCACACTAAGCGTGTTCTATCCAATGGAGGTAATTCAGGGGGTTGTGGCTGAATTCAACTCACCAGCGGAAATCCTTAGTTACCAAGGACAATTAAATTGCTGGAATTGCGAGAACTGCCAATTTTCCAGTCAGTGTCTCTATCCACCGATGGAGCAGGTCTTCAAAATACTCAAAGAGCGGTACGCTGCCAGCACAATAGATCAAAACGATCTCAAGAAGCTGATTTAA
- a CDS encoding metallophosphoesterase family protein, whose product MIFITGDTHGGIDMKKLASSNFAAGKNLTKDDYVIICGDFGCIWNGSREEAWLLKWYEDKPWTTLFVDGNHENFDMLYDFPVEEWNGGKVHKINGSVLHLLRGQVFSLDGVKFFTFGGAMSTDKIFRREHISWWPQEIPNREEEEEAILNLAKHNFAVDYIVTHTAPTAIVEYLNRFDRLRDPTSGMLDKFVPILQFKHWYFGHFHTNRQIHDQYTCLYNDIIRLI is encoded by the coding sequence ATGATATTCATTACCGGTGATACCCACGGCGGTATCGACATGAAAAAACTTGCATCAAGCAACTTTGCCGCAGGGAAAAACCTTACGAAAGATGATTATGTGATCATTTGCGGAGACTTTGGCTGCATCTGGAACGGCAGCCGGGAAGAGGCGTGGCTGCTCAAATGGTACGAAGATAAACCTTGGACTACTCTGTTCGTCGATGGCAATCACGAAAACTTTGATATGCTGTATGATTTTCCTGTCGAAGAGTGGAATGGCGGCAAAGTACATAAAATTAACGGGTCGGTTCTCCATCTGCTGCGTGGACAAGTATTCAGTCTTGATGGGGTAAAGTTTTTTACCTTCGGCGGCGCAATGTCTACCGATAAGATCTTTCGCCGCGAGCATATTAGCTGGTGGCCGCAGGAGATACCAAACCGTGAGGAGGAGGAAGAAGCCATTCTTAATCTTGCCAAGCATAATTTCGCAGTAGATTACATCGTTACCCATACGGCTCCCACAGCCATCGTGGAATATTTAAACAGATTCGACAGGCTGCGCGATCCTACCAGCGGAATGCTGGATAAATTTGTTCCTATTCTGCAGTTCAAGCATTGGTACTTTGGCCACTTCCATACGAACCGGCAGATCCATGATCAATACACCTGTCTTTATAACGACATAATCAGACTGATATAG
- a CDS encoding EamA family transporter — MTGSAIVLILIAAFGHATWNYLSKKAGGGTAFIWLFAALSTLLYFPLALWIIIVQKPIIGWHQFGFMLGSAILHSLYFILLNKGYRLGDLSVIYPLARGTGPMLSTIAAIVVLGEHPSAVALVGTVLIGLGIVVITGNPFTLAEPAARKSMIFAILCGTMIAGYTLSDKLAVSTFLLPPLLLDWSANLGRVFLLTPYAFKNWDKVKNQWASHKIEAISVAILCPLAYILVLTVMVFSPVSYIAPAREISILIGTALGARLLSEGNIKIRVIGASAMVIGLGALSIG, encoded by the coding sequence GTGACAGGATCGGCTATTGTTCTTATCCTGATTGCCGCCTTCGGTCATGCTACCTGGAATTATTTATCCAAAAAGGCCGGCGGCGGTACAGCCTTTATTTGGCTCTTCGCCGCTCTTTCCACTTTGCTCTATTTCCCGTTAGCTTTATGGATAATCATCGTACAAAAGCCAATTATCGGCTGGCATCAATTCGGGTTTATGTTAGGCAGCGCCATATTGCATTCTTTATATTTTATCCTGTTGAACAAAGGCTATCGGCTTGGTGATCTTTCGGTCATCTATCCGCTCGCTCGCGGTACGGGTCCTATGCTTTCAACGATTGCAGCCATTGTAGTGTTAGGCGAACATCCTTCCGCAGTAGCGCTTGTGGGAACAGTATTGATTGGCTTGGGGATTGTTGTAATCACGGGAAATCCCTTTACGCTGGCGGAACCTGCCGCCCGCAAATCAATGATATTCGCTATTCTCTGCGGCACTATGATTGCCGGCTATACGCTCTCGGACAAATTGGCGGTCAGCACCTTTCTGCTACCACCTTTACTGCTTGATTGGTCGGCAAACTTAGGTCGGGTATTTCTCTTAACCCCCTATGCGTTTAAAAATTGGGACAAAGTAAAAAACCAATGGGCCAGTCACAAGATCGAGGCTATCAGTGTGGCTATTTTATGCCCCCTGGCGTATATCCTGGTTTTAACGGTTATGGTATTCAGTCCTGTAAGTTATATCGCGCCAGCGAGAGAAATCAGCATTCTAATCGGCACTGCACTGGGAGCCAGACTGCTATCAGAAGGAAATATAAAGATTCGTGTCATCGGCGCAAGCGCGATGGTCATTGGCTTGGGAGCGTTGTCGATAGGATAG